The following nucleotide sequence is from Streptomyces caniferus.
CGGGCATCAGGTGCTCTACGAGCGGACCCCGCTGGGGATCACCCTGGCGGCGGGCGGCTGAGGCCGGGCCGGCCGGCCGGAATGTCGCAGGGATCGTTCAGGGGTGTCGCGAGAAGCCGCCCGGGACGCCCGCGGGACCGCCCAGGACCCTGCGGACAACCGTCCGGTGGTTCCGCGGCGCACCGCTCGGGCCCGCCGGGTTCAGGACCGGCGGGCGTCGCCCTCGGCGAGGTAGCGCTCCACGGTCTCCACCTTCGAGGTCAGTCCGTCCGTGACGCCGGGCCGGATGTCGGCCTTCAGCACCAGGGAGACCCGGCCGGAGCGCGCCTCGACCGCCGCGACCGCGCGCTTGACGACGTCCATGACCTCGTCCCAGTCCCCCTCGATGGAGGTGAACATCGCGTCCGTACGGTGCGGCAGCCCCGACTCGCGGACGACCCGGACCGCGTCGGCGACGTACTCGCCGACGTCCTCGCCCACGCCCAGGGGGCTCACGGAGAAGGCGACGATCATGTGTTCAGGATTCCTTCCTTGCGGGCACGGGCCGCGATCACGCCGGCCTCTTCCTCGCGCTTGAGCACCTTGTCCCCGTAGAGGCCGCCGAACGGCAGGATCGCCAGCACGAAGAAGAAGGCGACGCGCTTGGCGGGCCACTTCGTGCGGTTCCACACGTCCAGCAGCAGGACCACGTAGGTGATGAAGAGCAGGCCGTGGATCATGCCGAGCGGCATCACCAGGGAGTCGTAGTCGAAGGCCAGGCGGAAGCCGGTACCGAAGATCAGCAGCGCCGGGAAGGAGAGCGCCTCCGGGATGGATGCCAGGCGCAGTCGGTGCAGGGCGGCAGCGGTCTTGATGTCCACGGGAACCTCGTTCGGGTGGCAGATGGGCAGTCGGCGCGCAGCGCCGTCTTCTGGGGGTGGAGGTCGGGCGACGGGCGGGCACTGCTTGTGCAAGAGTTCACAAGCTTCGCCCCATTGTTACAGCCGCCTCGGCGATCTCCGCGCCGGGGGGAGGTACGGGGCGGCCCCGGCCGGCGCCCGCAAGAGATCAGGGCGATATCAGGGCCAAAGGACCTGCCCCGCGCGGCCGCGGCCGACTACCGTCTCACCCGTGGCTCAGTTTCGGCTCCAGGGGAGCAAGGTGCTCGCCGTCGATATGACGGGCGACGCCGTCAAGGCGAAAAACGGTGCGATGGTCGCGTACGACGGCCAGATGTCGTTCAAGAAGATGTCCGGTGGCGGCGAGGGCCTGCGCGGCATGGTCACCCGGCGGCTCACGGGCGAGCAGATGGCCGTGATGGAGGTGAAGGGCCACGGCACCTGCTACTTCGCCGACCGCGCCAGCGAGATCAACTTGGTGGGACTGCAGGGCGAGAAGCTCTTCGTCGAGTCCAGCAATCTGCTGTGCACGGACGCCGCGCTGCGGACGGGCACGACCTTCACCGGCCTGCGCGGCGCCTCCCAGGGCAACGGCCTGTTCACCACCACCGTCGAGGGCAGCGGCCAGGCGGCGATCACCTCCCACGGCCCCGCGGTGGTGCTGCGGGTCACCAAGCAGTACCCCCTCCAGGTCGATCCGGGCGCGTACGTCGCCCATACCGGAGACCTCAAGCAGCACTTCCAGTCCGGGGTGAACTTCCGCACCTTCCTCGGGGAGGGCTCCGGCGAGGCCTTCCAGATCCGCTTCGAGGGCGAGGGTCTGGTCTACGTACAGCCCAGCGAGCGCAACACCGTGGGAGGTGAGGTCTGATGCCGTTCACGGTGCTCAACTCCCGCATGGTGGAGGCCAGGATCGGACCGGGCCAGCGGCTGTTCAGCCAGCGCGGCGCGATGCTCGCCTACCGCGGCGAGGTCGCCTTCACCCCGAACCTCCAGGGCGGCCAGGGCGGCGTCGGCTCCATGATCGGCCGCCGGATCGCCGGCGAGGCCACCCCGCTGATGACCGTCGAGGGCACGGGCACGGTCATGTTCGGCCACGGCGGCCACCACGTCCACGTCGTCGACCTCACCGGCGAGACGCTCTACGTCGAGGCCGACCGGCTGCTGGCCTTCGACGGCTCGCTCCAGCAGGGCACGATGTTCATGGGCTCGCAGGGCGGGGTGATGGGCATGGTGCGCGGCCAGGTCACCGGCCAGGGCCTGTTCACCACCACCCTCAAGGGCGTCGGCTCGGCCGCGGTGATGGCGCACGGCGGCGTCATCGAGCTGCCGATCACGTCCCAGCGCCCGGTCCATGTCGACCCGCAGGCCTACGTCGCCCACCGCGGCGACGTCCGCAACAAACTGTCCACGGCCCTCGGCTGGCGCGACATGGTCGGCCGCGGCTCGGGCGAGGCCTTCCAGCTGGAGCTGTCGGGCCAGGGCACCGTCTACGTCCAGGCCTCGGAGGAAAAACTGTGACCGGTCCCGTCGTCCACGACGTCTCCTCGCTCCCGGCCGACGACAACGTCAACGCCTACGCCTTCAGCGTCGATCTGAACGGCCAGTGGTTCCTGCAGAAGGGGAAGATGATCGCCTACTACGGGCAGATCGACTTCCACGGCATCGGACACGGCCGCCTGGACCGCCTGATCGCCGGCAGTTTTCATTCGCCTTTGCACGCCGCGGACTGGGTCGTCGCCGAGGGCCGGGGGAAGATGCTGCTCGCGGACCGTGCCTTCGATGTGAACTCCTTCGACCTGGAGGACGGCAACCTGACCATTCGCGCGGGCAACCTGCTCGCCTTTCAGCCATCTCTCGCGCTGAAGCAGTCGATCATCCCGGGCTTCCTCACCCTCATCGGGACGGGCAAGTTCGTGGCCGCCTCCAACGGCCCGGTGGTGTTCATGGAGCCGCCGATCCGGGTCGACCCGCAGGCGCTCGTCGGCTGGGCCGACTGCCCCTCCCCGTGCCACCACTACGACCACCAGTACCTGCGGGGAATCCTGGGCGGGCTGCGGGCGCACACCGGAATCGGCGGAGCGTCCGGCGAGGAGCACCAGTTCGAGTTCGTCGGCGCCGGCACCGTCCTGCTGCAGTCCACGGAACAGCTGATGCCGGAGCTGGAAACCGGTGCGGTACCGACCGAGGCGGGCGTTCCGGGCGGGGGCGGACACGTCCCGCAAAGTGGCTCACAACTGCCCCAGCTCCCCGGCAACCTCGGGAGCCTCCAACGCCGCTTCGGGCTGTGAGCGATACTCTGCGGACGGTGACCTCGAACGTCTGACCAACGTCCACCCCCGGCCGCCGACGTCATCGCCCCCTGGGCAATTAATTCACTATTCAACTTTTACGGGTAGAATCATTCCATGACGACCGACAGCGACACCCCCTGGCTGACCGACCAGGAGCAGTGTGCCTGGCGCACCCACCTGGACGTCAGCAGGCTGCTGATGCACCAACTCGAGCGCGATCTGCAGCCGTTCGGCCTGACGAACAACGACTACGAGATCCTGGTCAACCTCTCCGAGGCCGACGACCGACGGCTCCGGATGAGCGACCTGGCAGCCAGCACCCTGCAGTCCAAGAGCCGTCTCTCCCACCAGATCACCCGGATGGAGAACGCCGGGCTGGTGCGCCGCGAGAGCTGCGAGTCGGACCGCCGTGGCCTCTACGCCGTGCTCACCGACGAAGGCTGGGACACCATGCGCCGGGTCGCCCCGCACCATGTCGCCTCGGTCCGCAAGCACTTCATCGACCTGTTCGCCGCCGAGGACCTCCAGGCGCTCCGCACCTCCCTCGCCCCCGTCGCCGCACACCTCCGCAAGGAGCGCGGCGGCCTCTGACCGGCCGGCCTCGGCCCCCCGACCGGGCCGAGGCCCGGCGGCCCGGGCCGGTCAGCCGGCCACCGGCAGCCGCAGTTCGAACACCGACCCCGCGCGCACGGCCAGCGAACCACCGTGCCGCTCCGCGACGTCCCGCGCGATGGCCAGCCCCAGCCCGGCCCCGCCGTCGTCCCGGGCCCGCGCGTCATCGAGCCGTACGAACCGCTCGAAGATCCGCTCCCGCTCGCCCTCCGGCACCCCGGGCCCGTCGTCCTCCACCCGCAGCACCGCCCACTCCCCCTCGCGCACCACGGCCACCCGCACGGACGCGGCGGCATGCCGCTGGGCGTTGTCGAGCAGATTCCCCAGCACCCGCGCCAACTGACCACGGGACCCGGCCACTTCCCCGGCCGCCAGCTCCCCGACCTGCACCGGGATCCGGTCCGCGACCCGCTGCGAGCTCTCCTCGCGCACCATCGCCGCCAGATCGACCCGGGCCTCGGCCGGCCGCTCCCCCGCGTCCAGGCGCGCCAGCAGCAACAGGTCCGCCGCCAGCCGCTGCAGTCGTACGGTGTCCTCCACCGCACCGGGCACATCCAGCAACTCCGGATGCGCCACCCCCACTTCGAGCTGGGTCCGCAGGCTCGCGATCGGGCTGCGCAGCTCGTGCGAGGCGTCCGCGACGAACCGCCGCTGCCGCTCCACGGACGTCTCCAGCGCCGCCAGTGTCTCGTTGGTCGTCCGCGCCAGCCGGCCGACCTCGTCCTGCGACGACGGCACCGGCACCCGACGGCTCAGATCGGTACTCGCCGTGATCGCGGCCATCTCCCCTCGGATGCCCTCCACGGGCCGCAGCGCCCGCCGGGTCACCAGCCAGGTCACCCCCGCCACCACCACGAGCAGCAGCGGCAGCCCGATCAGCATCGCGGTCCGCACCGACCCCACGGCCTCCTGCTCCGGCGCCAGCGCCGCCCCCGCCCGCACCGTCGCCTCCCCGCCACGGGTGTCCTTGGCCTCGACCACCGCGAACCGGTAGTCGACCGTCTTCCCGTCGACGTCCGCGGTCCCGTCCCGGTGACCGACGTCCCCGTCGACCTCACCGGGCGCGAGCCCGCTCCGGTCGTCGTCATCGTCGTCGTCCTCGCCCTGCGTACCCGGCCCGACGCTCCCCGGCCCCCGCTGCACGCCGCCCACCGGCTTCCCGTCGACGGCACGCACGTCCTCGCCGACCGCCAGCACCCGTCCGCCGTCGTCGGCGACCACCACCGGATGGTCCTCACCGTCCGGCAGATCCAGCTTGTCGTACGGCGTGCCCGTCGCGATCTGCGCAGCCACCTCCCGCGCCGCGACCTCGGCCTGCAGCCCGGCCTGGTCCTGCAGATTGCTGCGCAGCACCAGCAGCACGGCCGTCCCCGCCGCGATCAGCGCCAGGGCCACCACGACCGTCGCGCCGGCCGCCGCCCTGGCCCGTACGGAGCCCAGCACCCTACTCACCCGCCACCAGCCGGTATCCGGCGCCGCGCACCGTCACGATGTGCCCCGCACCGAGCTTGCGCCGCAGTGCGCTCACATACACCTCGATGATGTTGACATCGCCCTCGTAGGCGAAGTCCCAGACGTGGTCCAGGATCTCCGCCTTGGAGACCACCTCGCCCGCCCGCAGCGCCAGCTGCTCCAGCACGGCGAACTCCTTCGCCGTCAGCGCCACTTCGGCCCCGTCCCGCTCCACCCGCTGCGCGCCCTGGTCGACGGCCAGCGACCCCACCCGCAGCACCGGCGGCGCGGTCCGCCCACGCCGCCGCAGCAGCGCCTTCACCCGCGCCACCAACACCACATACGAGAACGGCTTGGTCAGATAGTCGTCGGCCCCGGTGTCCAGCCCCTCGGCCTCGTCGTACTCGCCGTCCTTGGCCGTCAGCATCAGCACCGGCACCTCATGGCCGGCGGCCCGCAGCGCCCCGCACACGCGGTAGCCGTTCATCCCCGGCAGCATGATGTCGAGCACGACCAGGTCGTAGCTCTCCTCACTCGCCTGGTGGAGCCCCACCAGCCCGTCGTGCACCACATCGACCGCATAGCCCTCAGCCATCAGCCCCTTGGCCAAGGACACGGCGAGCCGCTTCTCGTCCTCCACGATCAGGAGCCGTCGGGGGCGGTGCGCGGCGGGGCCGGGCGGGCGGTACTGCGTGACGGGCGGGTGCATGCGCTCACCATGCCATCCCGTTCCTGAAGCCCCCTTCAGGCACCTTCAGGTCCCCTTCAGCTTCGTTCGGCCAGTGTGTGGGCACAGCCGATCGCAAGGGGAGAACACACATGAAGCGCCATCTGATCATCGCCACCGCCGCCGCGGCCGCCCTCGTCGCCGGCGGCACGGTCACCGCCGTCGCGGTCAGCAACGACGGCTCCGGCAGCGCCCGGTCCGGCGCACCGGTCTCGGCGCAGCCCGCCGCCCACGACGCGGGGACGTCCGCCTCCGGCACCGCCCAGGTGCAGGACGGCCGCTCCAGCATCCGCATGCAGGACGACGACGCCGACGGCCGGGAGGACCTCCGCGAGGCCAAGGCCGCCAAGGTGACCGCACCGGACGCCGCGGCCGCCGCCCTGAAGGCCGTCCCCGGCACCGTGGCCGGCCTCGACCTGGACGCGGACCGCCCCGGCCTGGTCTGGGACGCGGACGTCCTGGGCAAGGACGGCAAGTGGCACGAGATCACCCTCGACGCCGGCAACGCGCGGGTGCTGAACCAGCACGTCGACCACGACGAGGACGACGACGCCCGCGAGCTCGCCGCCCTCCGGAACGCCAAGACCGACGCCGCGGCCGCCGCACGCACCGCCGCCTCGCACGGCAAGGTGACCTCCGTCGAACTCGACGACGACCACCGCTCGAAGGCCGCCTGGGAGGTCGAGACGCTCACCAAGGACGGCAAGGAGCACAAGCTGCTGGTCGACACCCAGTCCGGCAAGCTGAGCGCCGTTCCGGCGCATGACGCCGACGACGACGACAACGACGGCGCGGACGACTGACCCGCCGCCCCATCACCCCTGGCCCCGCCCACCTCACCGTGGGCGGGGCCTTCGGCGGGTTGCCGTGGCGGGGCCGGGCGGGGTTTCGCGCTCGCGTGGGACCGGACAGTGCGGCGGTCCGGTGGCTGGGGCCGGTTCGCCTGCGGCGGGTGGGTGGTGGGTCGGAGGGGACGCCCGGTACCCCGTCCTCGGCGCGGGCGCATCTGGTACGTGGTACAGATCGGCCCCGCGTTCGCTCCGGTCCTGCGGGCGGGGCACCGGACATCCCCTCCGACCTCCGTACGTGCGCGACTGTCCCGCCGTACCGATCACCGTCACGACCAGATGCGCCAGGTCTTGGCACGGAGCGGGCCAGGCGACCCGCAGATTGGGCGCGGGCCCAGGTGGAGCGGTGAGGGACGGTGCCACCGGCCGGCAGTCGGGAACGGGCGTAGGTCGGAGGGGATGTACCGGAGCCCGCCCGCAGGACCGGAGCGAACGCCGGGTCGGTCTATGCCACGTACCAGGGCCGCCCGCGCCGAGGACGGGCTCCGGTGCGTCCCCTCCGACCCCCGCGGCAACCACAAAAGCCGCCCGGGGGCCAGCCCACGCACCCGCACCGAACAACGGCCGATACGCCAACGGCACCCCAAAGGGGCGCGGGGAACTGCGCGCCCAGCCCCAACGCACCCGCAGACAAAACGTCGGCACCCGCAGACAAACCAACGCCCCCGCCGCGCGGAGCGGCCTCAGTCCCCGTTCGTCAGCCCGTCGACCAACTCATCCGCCGCCCGGTAAGGATCCGTCTCGCCGGAGACGATGCGCTCGGCCAGCGCATCGAGCCGGCGATCGCCGCGAAGGTCACCGATCCGCTCCCGCAGCGCCGTGACCGCGATCGTCTCGACCTCGTGCGCCGCACGGGAGCGGCGCCGCTCGGCCAGCACGCCGCGCTCCTCCATCCAGGCCCGGTGCTTCTCCAGCGCCTCGACGACCTCGTCGACCCCCTCGCCCCGCGCCGCGACCGTCTTGACGATCGGCGGCCGCCAGTCCCCCGCCGCCCGGGACTCCCCCAGCCCCAGCATGTGGTTGAGCTCGCGGGCGGTGGCGTCGGCCCCGTCCCGGTCCGCCTTGTTGACGACGTAGACGTCGCCGATCTCCAGGATTCCGGCCTTGGCCGCCTGGATGCCGTCGCCCATGCCGGGCGCGAGCAGCACGACGCTCGTATCGGCCTGCGAGGCGATCTCCACCTCGGACTGGCCGACGCCGACCGTCTCGACGAGGACCACGTCGCAGCCCGCCGCGTCCAGGACCCGGATCGCCTGCGGCGCGGCCCACGCCAGGCCGCCGAGATGGCCGCGGGTGGCCATCGAGCGGATGTAGACGCCGGGATCCGAGGCATGCTCGCTCATCCGTACGCGGTCGCCGAGGAGCGCGCCCCCGGAGAACGGCGAGGACGGGTCGACGGCGAGCACGCCGACCCGTTTGCCCGTCTTGCGGTACGCCGTCACCAGCGCGGACGTGGTGGTGGACTTCCCGACCCCGGGCGAGCCGGTCAGCCCGACCACATAGGCGTTGCCGGTGAGCGGCGCCAGGGCCGCCATCACCTCGCGCAGCTCCGGTGACGCCCCCTCCACGAGGGAGATCAGCCGGGCCACGGCCCTCGGCCGGCCCTGCCGTGCCTGCTCCACCAGCTGTGGGACGTCCACCATCGCCGCTCGGCTCCTTCGGTTCGCTCGTCCGCGAATCGGCCCGCCCGTACGCGTGTCCGCGTACGGGTCCCGCTTACTTACCCGGTACGCGAATGATCAGCGCGTCGCCCTGACCACCGCCACCACAGAGCGCGGCGGCACCCACGCCGCCGCCCCGCCGGCGCAGCTCCAGCGCGAGGTGCAGCACGATGCGGG
It contains:
- a CDS encoding MTH1187 family thiamine-binding protein — encoded protein: MIVAFSVSPLGVGEDVGEYVADAVRVVRESGLPHRTDAMFTSIEGDWDEVMDVVKRAVAAVEARSGRVSLVLKADIRPGVTDGLTSKVETVERYLAEGDARRS
- a CDS encoding DUF3817 domain-containing protein, with the protein product MDIKTAAALHRLRLASIPEALSFPALLIFGTGFRLAFDYDSLVMPLGMIHGLLFITYVVLLLDVWNRTKWPAKRVAFFFVLAILPFGGLYGDKVLKREEEAGVIAARARKEGILNT
- a CDS encoding AIM24 family protein, which codes for MAQFRLQGSKVLAVDMTGDAVKAKNGAMVAYDGQMSFKKMSGGGEGLRGMVTRRLTGEQMAVMEVKGHGTCYFADRASEINLVGLQGEKLFVESSNLLCTDAALRTGTTFTGLRGASQGNGLFTTTVEGSGQAAITSHGPAVVLRVTKQYPLQVDPGAYVAHTGDLKQHFQSGVNFRTFLGEGSGEAFQIRFEGEGLVYVQPSERNTVGGEV
- a CDS encoding AIM24 family protein; this encodes MPFTVLNSRMVEARIGPGQRLFSQRGAMLAYRGEVAFTPNLQGGQGGVGSMIGRRIAGEATPLMTVEGTGTVMFGHGGHHVHVVDLTGETLYVEADRLLAFDGSLQQGTMFMGSQGGVMGMVRGQVTGQGLFTTTLKGVGSAAVMAHGGVIELPITSQRPVHVDPQAYVAHRGDVRNKLSTALGWRDMVGRGSGEAFQLELSGQGTVYVQASEEKL
- a CDS encoding AIM24 family protein: MTGPVVHDVSSLPADDNVNAYAFSVDLNGQWFLQKGKMIAYYGQIDFHGIGHGRLDRLIAGSFHSPLHAADWVVAEGRGKMLLADRAFDVNSFDLEDGNLTIRAGNLLAFQPSLALKQSIIPGFLTLIGTGKFVAASNGPVVFMEPPIRVDPQALVGWADCPSPCHHYDHQYLRGILGGLRAHTGIGGASGEEHQFEFVGAGTVLLQSTEQLMPELETGAVPTEAGVPGGGGHVPQSGSQLPQLPGNLGSLQRRFGL
- a CDS encoding MarR family winged helix-turn-helix transcriptional regulator; protein product: MTTDSDTPWLTDQEQCAWRTHLDVSRLLMHQLERDLQPFGLTNNDYEILVNLSEADDRRLRMSDLAASTLQSKSRLSHQITRMENAGLVRRESCESDRRGLYAVLTDEGWDTMRRVAPHHVASVRKHFIDLFAAEDLQALRTSLAPVAAHLRKERGGL
- a CDS encoding sensor histidine kinase produces the protein MSRVLGSVRARAAAGATVVVALALIAAGTAVLLVLRSNLQDQAGLQAEVAAREVAAQIATGTPYDKLDLPDGEDHPVVVADDGGRVLAVGEDVRAVDGKPVGGVQRGPGSVGPGTQGEDDDDDDDRSGLAPGEVDGDVGHRDGTADVDGKTVDYRFAVVEAKDTRGGEATVRAGAALAPEQEAVGSVRTAMLIGLPLLLVVVAGVTWLVTRRALRPVEGIRGEMAAITASTDLSRRVPVPSSQDEVGRLARTTNETLAALETSVERQRRFVADASHELRSPIASLRTQLEVGVAHPELLDVPGAVEDTVRLQRLAADLLLLARLDAGERPAEARVDLAAMVREESSQRVADRIPVQVGELAAGEVAGSRGQLARVLGNLLDNAQRHAAASVRVAVVREGEWAVLRVEDDGPGVPEGERERIFERFVRLDDARARDDGGAGLGLAIARDVAERHGGSLAVRAGSVFELRLPVAG
- a CDS encoding response regulator transcription factor, which gives rise to MHPPVTQYRPPGPAAHRPRRLLIVEDEKRLAVSLAKGLMAEGYAVDVVHDGLVGLHQASEESYDLVVLDIMLPGMNGYRVCGALRAAGHEVPVLMLTAKDGEYDEAEGLDTGADDYLTKPFSYVVLVARVKALLRRRGRTAPPVLRVGSLAVDQGAQRVERDGAEVALTAKEFAVLEQLALRAGEVVSKAEILDHVWDFAYEGDVNIIEVYVSALRRKLGAGHIVTVRGAGYRLVAGE
- a CDS encoding PepSY domain-containing protein, with translation MKRHLIIATAAAAALVAGGTVTAVAVSNDGSGSARSGAPVSAQPAAHDAGTSASGTAQVQDGRSSIRMQDDDADGREDLREAKAAKVTAPDAAAAALKAVPGTVAGLDLDADRPGLVWDADVLGKDGKWHEITLDAGNARVLNQHVDHDEDDDARELAALRNAKTDAAAAARTAASHGKVTSVELDDDHRSKAAWEVETLTKDGKEHKLLVDTQSGKLSAVPAHDADDDDNDGADD
- the meaB gene encoding methylmalonyl Co-A mutase-associated GTPase MeaB, whose translation is MVDVPQLVEQARQGRPRAVARLISLVEGASPELREVMAALAPLTGNAYVVGLTGSPGVGKSTTTSALVTAYRKTGKRVGVLAVDPSSPFSGGALLGDRVRMSEHASDPGVYIRSMATRGHLGGLAWAAPQAIRVLDAAGCDVVLVETVGVGQSEVEIASQADTSVVLLAPGMGDGIQAAKAGILEIGDVYVVNKADRDGADATARELNHMLGLGESRAAGDWRPPIVKTVAARGEGVDEVVEALEKHRAWMEERGVLAERRRSRAAHEVETIAVTALRERIGDLRGDRRLDALAERIVSGETDPYRAADELVDGLTNGD